Proteins encoded by one window of Cloeon dipterum chromosome 4, ieCloDipt1.1, whole genome shotgun sequence:
- the LOC135943751 gene encoding putative ankyrin repeat protein RF_0381 encodes MIKKKLRLVEENKGEIPALHFAARVSDVDVCRRLVDQGADVNEKFSDFGATPLHYAAMNAAHGESIIDYLVEKGLAIDEEDAHPCQFGNLEMCKWLLEEVKIDVNRFEETDWKEHILIDAAVNRKNEANGHLINEICEDGGTILHLAAQFGSVEMCWWLINQGQDINILSNKTFDSFLHYAALNFINGEDIIKEFGKNVLGGYVNQINTNFFTPLHFAMFNRRQHVEVAEALLELGADLNVKWKGNNLLHFCIVAGKLECAKFVDAKDKNLIKKRGEGGKTTLHIAVDYFNEEICEWLVVIKGANPRELSVGQKSVLELTSREEVKKCLQSLINRQGSEIVS; translated from the exons atgataaagaaaAAGCTGAGATTAGTTGAAGAGAACAAAGGTGAGATACCCGCTCTCCATTTCGCGGCAAGGGTGTCCGATGTTGATGTTTGTCGGCGCCTCGTGGATCAGGGCGCCGACGTCAACGAAAAATTCAGCGATTTTGGCGCTACACCCCTGCACTACGCCGCCATGAACGCAGCCCACGGAGAAAGTATAATAGACTACCTCGTGGAAAAAGGGTTAGCCATTGATGAAGAAGATGCTCATC CGTGCCAGTTTGGAAATCTGGAGATGTGCAAGTGGTTGCTGGAAGAAGTCAAAATCGACGTCAACCGCTTTGAAGAGACTGATTGGAAAGAACATATTCTTATTGACGCTGCCGTCAACCGTAAAAATGAAGCGA ATGGCCACCTCATAAATGAGATCTGTGAAGATGGAGGGACCATTCTCCACCTCGCAGCGCAGTTTGGAAGCGTCGAAATGTGTTGGTGGCTGATTAATCAGGGTCAAGACATCAACATCTTAAGCAACAAAACTTTTGACAGCTTCCTCCATTACGCTGCGCTAAACTTCATCAATGGAGAAGACATCATCAAGGAATTCGGAAAGAACGTTCTAGGCGGATACGTGAACCAAATCAACACAAACTTCTTCACTCCCCTTCATTTTGCCATGTTCAACAGAAGACAACACGTTGAGGTTGCAGAGGCTTTGCTTGAACTCGGTGCCGATTTGAACGTGAAATGGAAAGGGAACAACCTTCTTCACTTCTGCATCGTTGCTGGCAAGTTGGAATGTGCCAAATTCGTGGACGCGAAAGACAAAAATCTGATCAAGAAAAGGGGAGAGGGAGGAAAAACCACTCTGCACATTGCTGTTGACTACTTTAACGAAGAAATCTGCGAATGGCTTGTGGTGATAAAGGGGGCCAATCCCAGAGAATTGTCTGTTGGACAAAAATCAGTGCTGGAATTGACATCCCGTGAGGAGGTCAAGAAGTGTCTTCAATCGTTGATTAACAGGCAGGGAAGTGAAATTGTTTCATga
- the LOC135943752 gene encoding uncharacterized protein LOC135943752, which translates to MSEKIPRMECNPRETLEEKIKFLEKNRAGDIPILLFAAKVGDEEVCEYLVQAGHYGGVTEAKSGANVFHFAAENAVHGLQLIEIFLVSHGADAQKKNYEETDAVTHAFRNKNIYFAMKLFKFYEYPGSLLLHCICEGLELLKFAFEKDNSVVKKKGSDRFDEKLLIEAAMYTDLPTLQWFLSICGEELAKDDGWKLDAVLKATRNKRHGRRITRYLLKSFRFTLTTENLALLLGESLIQGNIKMATTLLDHGADIKLVADEQAPLHFCVVENSLAGARFVHEKDRTQMDLMTEDGETTLHLAAEFSSVRMCEWLIKEGQDLSAINPKMESTFLHCAAYNHDQGGKIIRHFGQRLREDLNRRDKLEETPLHKALKSRNLKAAEALIEMGADLDVKLKMCNLLLYCLGNNVLSSAKFIYAKDAKQIEGLGKNKETGLHIAEEYQNYHMLEWLLNV; encoded by the exons ATGTCAGAGAAAATTCCAAGGATGGAATGCAACCCAAGGGAAAcgcttgaagaaaaaataaaatttttagaaaagaataGAGCAGGCGATATTCCAATTCTTCTTTTCGCGGCAAAAGTTGGCGATGAAGAAGTTTGCGAATATCTTGTGCAGGCAGGCCATTACGGCGGCGTAACCGAAGCTAAAAGCGGTGCCAATGTCTTTCATTTTGCTGCTGAGAACGCTGTCCACGGACTGCAATTgatcgaaatatttttagtaagcCACGGAGCCGATGCCCAAAAGAAGAATTACGAAGAAACTGACGCAGTCACACACGCTTTTAGGAACAAAAACATCTATTTTGCGATGaaactattcaaattttacgaaTACCCGGGCAGCCTCCTGCTTCACTGCATTTGCGAAGGCCtggaattattgaaattcgCTTTTGAAAAAGACAATTCAGTGGTGAAAAAGAAAGGAAGTGATCGATTCGACGAGAAACTGCTAATCGAGGCAGCCATGTACACGGACCTGCCAACCTTGCAGTGGTTCCTCAGCATCTGCGGCGAAGAACTGGCCAAGGACGACGGCTGGAAGTTAGATGCCGTCCTCAAAGCCACGCGGAATAAGAGACACGGCAGAAGAATCACCCGCTACCTTCTCAAATCCTTCAGATTTACCCTGACAACTGAAAACCTGGCACTATTACTGGGCGAATCCCTGATACAGGGAAACATCAAGATGGCGACAACCCTGTTGGACCACGGTGCCGACATCAAACTTGTGGCTGATGAACAAGCTCCTCTGCATTTTTGCGTCGTGGAAAATTCCTTAGCGGGCGCCAG GTTCGTGCATGAGAAGGACAGAACGCAGATGGATTTGATGACAGAGGACGGAGAAACGACGCTGCACTTGGCTGCCGAGTTTTCCAGCGTCAGGATGTGCGAGTGGCTGATCAAGGAGGGCCAAGACCTCAGCGCCATCAACCCGAAGATGGAGTCCACCTTTTTGCACTGCGCCGCTTACAACCACGACCAAGGAGGGAAAATCATTCGGCATTTCGGCCAACGACTGCGTGAAGACCTGAACAGGCGAGACAAATTGGAAGAAACGCCACTGCATAAGGCCCTGAAATCGAGAAACCTGAAAGCGGCAGAGGCGCTAATCGAGATGGGCGCCGACCTGGACGTGAAATTAAAGATGTGCAACCTGCTGCTCTACTGTTTGGGCAACAATGTGCTCTCTAGTGCAAAGTTTATTTACGCTAAGGACGCTAAACAGATTGAAGGACTGGGCAAGAACAAGGAAACGGGTCTGCATATCGCTGAAGAGTATCAAAACTATCACATGTTAGAGTGGTTGCTCAACGTATAG
- the LOC135943753 gene encoding putative ankyrin repeat protein RF_0381 has protein sequence MEFPTTASLEEKEEFVKKNRGETPMLLFASKVGDLEICRYFVGRGANVVGTVDEKGSNVFHYAARNATHGLALLEYFASLGGDIQRKNKDEEEAVIIAVKEGNFDFAFTLFSLRLLNMSFLSHCISNAIGLDKLKSLYEKNTSTGHVDNKIDFKSLIPVTAAYGDLDIMKWVIEICRSSLEYHIDVRNETLLHGIMACGDNMKHGEQIAIFLIEKYSLKLFTKDLESCLKCAFSKGNIPVADFLMKKHGALILDRELFLIELICDENVKAESIGDFLNLVKKKVDELLVSPLHFASQYSRPEVCEWMVRQGLDVAAVVKDSLCTVLHFAVLNESHGLAHIRFFAQKMSANDVNRKDSLGQTALHIALGNARLDAAEELIKYGADLNVDFNGCNLLLYCVGKNQFPSAKFVYGKKKGLVEGLGREGKIALHIATEFKNKPMIQWLRNITPTLTLRHKLATLFY, from the coding sequence ATGGAGTTCCCCACGACGGCATCTTTGGAAGAAAAGGAGGAATTCGTCAAGAAAAACAGAGGTGAAACTCCGATGCTGCTTTTCGCTTCCAAAGTGGGTGATTTGGAAATTTGCCGCTATTTCGTGGGAAGAGGGGCCAATGTCGTCGGCACCGTGGACGAAAAAGGCTCCAACGTCTTCCACTACGCCGCCAGGAACGCCACGCACGGCTTGGCACTGCTCGAATACTTCGCGAGCCTCGGAGGAGAcatccaaagaaaaaataaggaTGAGGAGGAAGCAGTCATTATTGCCGTTAAGGAGGGAAACTTCGACTTCGCCTTCACACTGTTCAGCTTAAGATTGCTGAATATGAGCTTCCTATCACACTGCATCAGCAATGCGATCGGACTGGACAAATTGAAGTCTTTATACGAGAAAAACACGTCCACGGGCCACGTGGACAACAAAATCGACTTTAAATCTCTGATTCCCGTAACGGCAGCGTACGGGGACTTGGACATCATGAAGTGGGTCATCGAGATCTGCAGAAGCAGCTTGGAATATCATATAGATGTGAGAAACGAAACGCTCCTTCACGGTATAATGGCATGCGGCGACAACATGAAGCACGGCGAGCAAAtcgctatttttttaatcgaaaaGTACAGTCTGAAATTATTTACGAAGGATTTGGAGTCTTGTCTGAAATGCGCATTTTCGAAAGGAAACATCCCCGTGGCAGATTTTCTGATGAAGAAGCATGGTGCTTTAATATTGGATAGAGAATTGTTTCTTATAGAACTCATCTGCGATGAAAACGTGAAGGCCGAGAGCATTGGAGATTTCCTCAACCTGGTCAAGAAGAAGGTGGATGAGCTCCTCGTCTCTCCTCTCCACTTTGCTTCTCAGTATTCGAGGCCTGAAGTGTGCGAATGGATGGTCCGTCAGGGTTTGGACGTGGCCGCTGTCGTGAAAGACTCGTTGTGCACGGTTCTCCACTTTGCTGTTTTGAATGAGTCGCACGGATTGGCGCACATTCGGTTCTTTGCCCAGAAAATGTCCGCGAATGACGTGAATCGAAAGGATTCGCTAGGCCAAACGGCGCTTCACATTGCCCTTGGCAATGCAAGACTGGACGCTGCCGAGGAACTGATCAAATACGGCGCCGATTTAAACGTCGATTTTAATGGATGCAATCTGCTGCTTTATTGCGTGGGCAAAAACCAGTTCCCCAGCGCCAAGTTTGTATACGGAAAGAAGAAAGGCCTGGTCGAAGGACTAGGACGAGAAGGAAAGATCGCTTTGCACATCGCCACCGAGTTCAAAAACAAGCCCATGATCCAGTGGCTGAGAAATATCACCCCGACCTTGACGCTGAGACACAAACTCGcgacattattttattaa
- the LOC135943754 gene encoding putative ankyrin repeat protein RF_0381 encodes MESTKKNPKRAVQAPDSESEKRLEFNELTRLDEKLNFIEKNRGKIPRILFAAKYADEEVCRQLIADGADVSKILDRNGANAFHYVGMNPSGSKLVELFHEHGTKIDKKAKNGKLPLARALKMRNFEVSLKLFELLKQKINFNGNILDWCIDKNALYFCKFVFEKDASLSKAKTENLLIRAVRRADQKLCQWLFKECLADVDLDSDQTSNWKEEILFDVASNLKHGEKIAHFLLENYKIDVEKKSLFFHHTPYSHAIAMENRGVANALLIHGAILEVDIDPKTARQIYRGKGYKEKIRELSRILSSHIENFGKGKNLLQVALELKFIHAAEALFELNFDKKMNKINYLHFCVEKNNLESAKLVHSRNKDLMKEMGQDGKYVLHLAAERADLDMCRWLLSQGADPEALTSDGRSVLDFAARQEVKDYFQSVQMSKEIRNASKKRFVDVKIGHV; translated from the exons ATGGAATCCACCAAGAAAAACCCAAAACGTGCTG TTCAAGCTCCCGACTCAGAGAGTGAGAAAAGATTGGAATTCAACGAGTTAACTCGCTTGGatgaaaaactgaatttcatAGAAAAGAACAGGGGGAAAATTCCTCGAATTCTTTTCGCGGCAAAATACGCAGATGAGGAGGTTTGCCGGCAGCTCATCGCAGATGGCGCTGacgtttccaaaattttagacaGAAATGGCGCCAACGCCTTTCACTACGTTGGCATGAACCCCTCTGGATCGAAACTCGTGGAATTATTCCACGAACACGGCACCAAAATCGACAAAAAGgccaaaaatggaaaattgccACTCGCGCGCGCCCTTAAGATGAGAAATTTCGAGGTTTCTCTCAAATTGTTCGAGCTTCTGaagcagaaaatcaatttcaacgGGAATATTCTGGACTGGTGCATCGATAAGAATGCTTTATATTTCTGCAAATTCGTGTTCGAGAAGGACGCATCGCTGTCTAAAGCTAAGACTGAAAACCTCCTAATCAGAGCGGTGCGGCGTGCTGACCAGAAATTGTGCCAGTGGCTTTTCAAAGAATGCCTGGCCGACGTGGACCTGGACAGTGACCAAACCTCAAACTGGAAGGAAGAGATTTTGTTCGACGTCGCCAGCAACTTGAAGCACGGAGAGAAAATCGCACACTtcctgctggaaaattacaaaatcgaCGTAGAGAAGAAGAGCTTGTTTTTCCACCACACACCCTACAGCCACGCCATAGCGATGGAAAACAGAGGCGTCGCCAATGCTTTGCTAATACACGGCGCCATCCTGGAAGTGGACATCGATCCGAAAACTGCGAGGCAAATCTATAGAGGCAAGGGCTATAAGGAAAAGATACGCGAGTTGAGCAGGATATTATCGAGTCATATCGAGAATTTtggaaaaggcaaaaatttgcTGCAAGTCGCACTCGAACTGAAATTCATACACGCAGCAGAGGCGTTGTTTGAGTTGAATTTCGACAAGAAGATGAACAAAATAAACTACCTGCACTTTTGTGTGGAGAAGAACAATCTGGAAAGTGCGAAGCTCGTTCACTCGAGAAACAAGGATCTGATGAAAGAAATGGGGCAAGATGGGAAATACGTCCTGCATCTGGCCGCGGAGCGTGCTGACCTGGACATGTGTCGGTGGCTGCTGAGCCAAGGGGCTGACCCTGAGGCCCTGACCTCGGACGGAAGGTCCGTGCTGGATTTCGCGGCCAGACAAGAAGTCaaagattattttcaatccgtacaaatgtcaaaagaaattcGAAACGCATCCAAGAAACGTTTTGTTGATGTCAAAATTGGTCACGTTTGA
- the LOC135943755 gene encoding serine/threonine-protein phosphatase 6 regulatory ankyrin repeat subunit B-like: protein MSSKKRETSAINKRKIADSPDSRIKEKQPRVSEEVIKESFLQHRLAFINDWRGDIPELHFAAQFADLEVCQFLVKGGANVSDKCGNGKTPLHYAIKNKTCSFPIVEFLASKIVKERCDYWRSLIFIALDDQNYRTAELLSKLFDEENEYNLLRFCIKENNLNYAKSVHDFYPDLMEMRDGYGNDMILFAAKHAGKEMFRWLLEEADPSSDMWKKFVLHNAAVNMEHGAEIISFLSSKNIQLNYNAKNKVGKRPVMYALELENIGAAEELVERGAEIEFDWKDQPLLNYLVGIAKVKSVEFICEKIYREGSMGVDFGAIHVAAGVATLDQFRNLVEALGVECLRKRTRVYDRTVLDCAANNHEHGIEIIKYILEKDMQFQLLRLRSPLKGPLYYALGDENICIADYLRSKGAKKIDTNCVDDLLDKLMREGEMSTLYYIFDNNLVDAEVYQLIHAAAKFASRSREMRANFTVMKENCNFLQHCVKFGYVKSAKIVYEVDKQLMKKVDEDGRNMMHLAAQHAFLGLFLWVSQQCSGKKYKISVNKKTLATTLHYAALNKFYGREIIKHIHKSMGVAVDLFDANNETPLHYALRAELLTGVAHELLQCDANIRLKGKRGMNYLHFCVVEDKLNSAKFLLSKEKTLLREKTEDGRNALHLAAEFASRKMCDWLIDQGLDPNELTADGKSVLHFARDEDLKEYFCSLLVKDVRSTEDNA, encoded by the exons ATGTCGTCAAAGAAAAGGGAAACTTCCGCCATCA ACAAACGGAAGATAGCAGATTCACCAGATTCACGTATTAAAGAAAAGCAACCTCGGGTGAGCGAAGAAGTCATAAAAGAAAGCTTCCTGCAGCACAGACTGGCCTTCATCAATGACTGGAGAGGCGATATCCCGGAACTGCACTTCGCCGCGCAGTTCGCCGACCTGGAGGTGTGCCAGTTCCTGGTGAAGGGGGGCGCCAACGTCAGCGACAAGTGTGGAAATGGCAAAACTCCTCTCCACTATgccataaaaaacaaaacgtgTTCCTTTCCAATCGTCGAATTCCTCGCGTCCAAGATAGTGAAAGAGAGGTGCGATTACTGGCGTTCCCTCATTTTCATCGCACTCGATGATCAGAACTACCGCACGGCCGAGCTTCTATCGAAACTGTTTGATGAGGAGAATGAGTACAACCTGCTCCGATTTTGCATCAAGGAGAACAACCTGAATTATGCCAAGTCCGTTCACGACTTCTACCCTGATTTAATGGAAATGAGGGACGGATATGGCAATGATATGATTCTGTTCGCGGCGAAGCATGCTGGAAAGGAGATGTTCCGATGGTTGCTGGAAGAAGCAGATCCTTCCTCTGATAT GTGGAAGAAATTCGTCCTGCACAACGCAGCCGTCAACATGGAGCACGGTGCCGAAATTATCTCCTTCCTGAGCTCCAAAAATATCCAACTGAACTACAATGCAAAGAACAAAGTGGGAAAACGGCCCGTGATGTACGCCCTGGAACTGGAAAACATCGGTGCCGCGGAGGAACTGGTCGAGCGAGGCGCTGAAATCGAATTTGACTGGAAGGATCAACCCTTACTCAACTACCTAGTGGGCATTGCTAAGGTCAAGAGTGTGGAGTTCATCTGTGAGAAAATTTACAGGGAAGGTAGCATGGGTGTAGATTTTGGCGCCATTCACGTTGCGGCAGGGGTAGCCACGCTTGACCAGTTCAGAAATCTTGTAGAGGCATTGGGCGTCGAATGTCTGAGGAAAAGAACCAGAGTGTACGATCGCACGGTCCTGGATTGCGCTGCCAATAACCACGAGCACGGAATCGAAATCATCAAATACATTTTGGAAAAGGATATGCAATTTCAACTCTTGAGATTG AGGAGCCCTCTTAAGGGTCCCCTGTACTACGCCCTGGGGGATGAAAACATTTGCATAGCGGATTATTTGAGAAGTAAAGGTGCCAAAAAAATCGACACGAATTGCGTTGATGACCTTCTTGACAAGCTGATGCGCGAGGGAGAAATGAGCACtctgtattatatttttgacaaTAATCTGGTTGACGCGGAAGTGTATCAACTCATCCACGCGGCGGCCAAATTCGCCAGCCGTAGCAG GGAAATGCGCGCCAATTTCACGGTTATGAAggaaaactgcaattttttgcaacactGCGTGAAATTCGGATATGTGAAGAGCGCGAAAATTGTCTACGAAGTGGACAAACAATTGATGAAGAAAGTTGACGAGGATGGAAGAAACATGATGCATTTGGCCGCTCAACACGCTTTTCTTGGATTGTTCCTGTGGGTTTCTCAACAATGCAGcggcaaaaaatacaaaatcag TGTCAACAAGAAAACGCTTGCTACGACTTTGCACTACGCCGCGTTGAACAAGTTTTATGGAAGGGAAATCATCAAACACATTCACAAATCAATGGGCGTGGCAGTCGACCTCTTCGACGCGAATAATGAAACTCCGCTACATTACGCACTCAGAGCTGAACTCCTGACGGGCGTGGCCCACGAGCTGCTTCAGTGCGACGCAAACATCAGGCTGAAGGGGAAAAGAGGGATGAATTATCTCCACTTCTGCGTCGTCGAGGACAAACTGAACAGTGCCAAGTTTCTTCTCTCGAAGGAAAAGACTCTGTTGAGGGAAAAGACAGAGGACGGCAGAAACGCGCTCCACCTTGCTGCTGAGTTCGCAAGCCGCAAAATGTGTGATTGGCTTATCGACCAGGGTCTTGACCCCAATGAACTGACCGCCGATGGAAAATCTGTGCTTCACTTTGCTCGAGATGAAGATCTGAAGGAATACTTTTGTTCCTTGTTGGTAAAAGATGTTCGCTCTACGGAAGACAATGCTTAA